A single Phytohabitans houttuyneae DNA region contains:
- a CDS encoding poly(ethylene terephthalate) hydrolase family protein produces the protein MFLGLRGRLLKLAVAGVAVTLGLFTMAVTTGSASAADNPYQRGPDPTRTSVAAVNGPFANTSVSVPTGYGFNGGRIYYPTDTSQGTFGAIAISPGYTALFSAELAWMGPWLASHGFVVIGIETNSRNDFDTARGTQLLAALDYLTQQSPVRDRVDPNRLAVSGHSMGGGGALSAAIRRSSLKAVVGIAPYSPSSNLANDRVPTMVFSGQADTVVTPSYATGLYNSLPATTESVYLEVAGADHGFMVGRSNPVMIRTMLPFVKMFIDNDTRYSQFLCPLLDSSGVVTYRSTCPLLPPAPTPSNTGTTPPTTPPVTPTTPPSSASEIVGVQSGRCIDVPNASRNNGTRVQLYDCNRQANQSWTYTSGKQLQVYGNMCLDAAGSGNGAAVQIYSCHSQTNQQWNVNSNGTISGVQSGRCLDVWSTANGAQIQLYDCHGGANQRFNLVPRT, from the coding sequence ATGTTCCTCGGCCTCCGAGGACGGCTGCTCAAGCTCGCCGTGGCCGGGGTCGCGGTCACCCTCGGCCTGTTCACCATGGCGGTGACGACCGGGTCGGCGTCGGCCGCCGACAACCCGTACCAGCGGGGTCCGGACCCCACCCGGACCAGTGTCGCGGCCGTGAACGGGCCTTTCGCCAACACGTCGGTGAGCGTCCCGACCGGGTACGGCTTCAACGGCGGCAGGATCTACTACCCGACCGACACCAGCCAGGGCACCTTCGGAGCCATCGCGATCTCGCCGGGCTACACCGCGTTGTTCTCCGCCGAACTGGCCTGGATGGGGCCGTGGCTGGCCTCGCACGGCTTCGTCGTGATCGGCATCGAGACCAACAGCCGTAACGACTTCGATACGGCCCGAGGCACCCAGCTGCTCGCGGCGCTGGACTACCTGACGCAGCAGAGCCCGGTACGCGACCGGGTCGACCCCAACCGACTCGCCGTCTCTGGCCACTCCATGGGCGGCGGTGGGGCGCTGAGCGCAGCCATCCGGCGCTCGTCGTTGAAGGCAGTGGTCGGCATCGCGCCGTACTCGCCATCGTCGAACCTGGCCAACGACCGAGTACCCACGATGGTCTTCTCCGGGCAGGCGGACACGGTAGTCACCCCGTCCTACGCTACCGGCCTGTACAACAGCCTCCCGGCCACGACGGAAAGCGTCTACCTGGAGGTCGCCGGCGCGGATCACGGGTTCATGGTCGGACGGTCAAACCCGGTAATGATCCGCACCATGCTGCCGTTCGTCAAAATGTTCATCGACAACGACACCCGGTACAGCCAGTTCCTCTGCCCGCTGCTGGACTCCAGCGGCGTGGTCACCTACCGCAGCACCTGCCCGCTGCTGCCACCGGCGCCGACCCCCTCCAACACCGGGACGACCCCGCCGACCACGCCTCCGGTCACCCCCACCACTCCGCCCAGTTCCGCGAGCGAGATCGTCGGTGTCCAGTCGGGCCGGTGTATCGACGTGCCAAACGCCTCTCGTAACAACGGCACCCGGGTACAGCTCTACGACTGCAACAGGCAAGCCAACCAATCCTGGACATACACCTCGGGCAAGCAACTCCAGGTGTACGGCAACATGTGCCTAGACGCGGCCGGTTCCGGCAACGGTGCGGCGGTCCAGATCTACAGCTGCCACAGCCAAACCAACCAGCAGTGGAACGTCAACTCCAACGGCACCATCAGCGGCGTGCAGTCCGGACGATGCCTGGACGTCTGGAGCACGGCCAACGGCGCACAAATCCAGCTGTACGACTGCCACGGAGGAGCCAACCAGCGATTCAACCTCGTGCCCCGCACATAA
- a CDS encoding ArsR/SmtB family transcription factor produces the protein MSTAQTAELLDREVAERYASWFRALADPSRVQIVEYLARQDRPMPVGEIVAAVGLAQSTVSQHLKILAEVRFVLVEPVGNARHYRINGNCIQCFPSAADVVMGNPAPAPPAEACG, from the coding sequence ATGAGTACAGCGCAGACAGCCGAGCTGTTGGACCGCGAGGTGGCGGAGCGGTATGCGTCCTGGTTCCGGGCCTTGGCGGACCCGAGCCGGGTGCAGATCGTGGAGTACCTGGCCCGGCAGGACCGGCCGATGCCGGTCGGCGAGATCGTCGCCGCGGTCGGTCTGGCGCAGTCGACCGTGTCGCAGCACCTGAAGATCCTGGCCGAGGTGCGGTTCGTGCTGGTCGAGCCGGTCGGCAACGCCCGGCACTACCGGATCAACGGCAACTGCATCCAGTGCTTCCCGTCCGCCGCCGACGTCGTGATGGGCAACCCGGCGCCCGCCCCTCCGGCGGAGGCGTGCGGATGA
- a CDS encoding GNAT family N-acetyltransferase — protein sequence MKIRPMGEADAAAVLRIYQAGMDYGHASFESVAPSWSAFDASKLPEHRYVAVDDHDTVLGWVTVSAVSSRRVYAGVVEHSVYVDPAAQRCGVGRVLLEALIASTEAAGIWTIQSGVFPENTASLALHRRAGFRVVGVRERIGQHAMHGGWWRDVVLIERRSPHIT from the coding sequence ATGAAGATCCGACCCATGGGCGAGGCGGACGCCGCCGCCGTTCTGCGCATCTACCAGGCTGGCATGGACTACGGCCATGCCAGCTTCGAGTCGGTGGCGCCGTCCTGGTCGGCGTTCGACGCGAGCAAGCTGCCCGAGCACCGGTATGTCGCGGTCGACGACCACGACACCGTGCTCGGCTGGGTCACCGTCTCGGCCGTGTCCAGCCGTCGCGTGTACGCGGGCGTGGTCGAACACTCCGTTTACGTCGACCCGGCCGCGCAGCGCTGCGGCGTCGGCCGCGTGCTGCTGGAAGCCCTGATCGCGTCGACCGAGGCGGCGGGGATCTGGACCATCCAGTCCGGCGTGTTTCCGGAGAACACCGCGAGCCTGGCCTTGCACCGGCGGGCCGGCTTCCGCGTGGTCGGCGTCCGGGAGCGGATCGGCCAGCACGCCATGCACGGCGGCTGGTGGCGCGATGTCGTGCTCATCGAACGCCGCAGCCCACACATCACCTAA